Within Alcaligenes sp. SDU_A2, the genomic segment TGCCTGCGCTTGGCATTGACCATAGGCACAAGAATTGTCAGACCAGGATCTTGTTGCTGCAAAATTTGCACGGTCTTGAGAAAGCGCGGTGCCAGCAGGCGCACTTCCGAAGAACGGCTGCCCGGCAGCACCCCCAGCACACGCCCGACGCCATCCAACCCCAAACGACGACGCGCATCCTGTTTGTCCGGCTGCATGGGAATATTGGCCGCCAGCGGATGGCCGACATAGGTTACCGGTATGCCTTCTTTTTCGTAGATCTCGGTCTCAAAAGGGAACAAGACCAGCATATGCGAGACGGCTTCGCGGATTTTATGGATGCGTTCGTAGCGCCAGGCCCAGATGGACGGCCCCACGAAATGCACCGTGGGCACGCCACTTTGGCGCAAACGCTGTTCCAAACGCAGATTAAAGTCGGGCGCGTCGATGCCGACAAAGACATCGGGCCGGTGCCGCAGCCAATGGTTGCGCATGCCCAGATAGGTAGAAACCAAGCCGGGGATGCGCTTTAAGGCCTCGACATAGCCAAAGACGGTCAAGGCATCCATCGGATAATGCTGCCGGAACTGTTCGGCGGCCATTTCCGGGCCGCCTATGCCTTCGACCTGCACATTGCTCTGGCCATGTCGCAAACCTTTGATGATGCGGGCCGCCAGTAGATCGCCGGAAGGTTCGCCGGCCACCATGCCGACGGTCAGGCCGGATAAATGCTTACCCTGCGCCGCAGCGGTTTGCTGCTGGCTGACGTGGGAGACGGCGTCGCGCCCTGCCCCATCCGGCTGGACGGGACGCGCGCCCAAAGGGCTTGTCATGGGCGCGATATACCACGGCTGGAGCTGTTCAGGAAGTCCACCATGATCTGGATCGCTGCCACCGATTCGGGCTGGGCCTGCTGCAATTGCCCCATTTCCTGCACGGCTTGCTCGATGGTGAGCTTGCGACGGTACAAGAGCTTATAGCAATCCTTGACCGCGGCGACCGCCTCGGGCGTGTAGCCGCGGCGGCCCAAACCTTCGCTATTGATGCCCACGGGCCGAAACGGATCGCCCGCGCCGATGACGTAAGGGGGGATGTCCTGCCGCACCGAGCTGGTGCCGCCCACCATGCTGTGCGCACCGATGCGCACGAATTGGTGCACCGCGGTCAAACCGCCCAGGATGGCCCAATCGCCGATATGAATATGCCCGGCCAACTGCACGCTGTTAGCAATAATGGTGTGGTTGCCCACCTGGCAGTCATGCGCGATGTGGACGTAAGCCATGATCCAGTTATCGTTGCCCACACGGGTAACGCCCACGTCCTGGATGGTGCCGGTATTGATGGTGACGTATTCGCGCACCGTATTGCCGTCGCCAATTTCCAGACGGGTCGGTTCGCCGGCGTATTTTTTATCCTGCGGCACGCCGCCAATCGAGCAGAAACGGTAAAAGTGATTATTGCGGCCTATGGTGGTGTGGCCGTCGATCACGCAGTGCGGCCCCACACGAGTGCCGGCTCCAATCGTCACGTTGGGCCCGATAATGCTGTAGGCACCGACTTGGACATCGTCGGCCAGTTGTGCACCGTCCTCGATGATCGCCGTTTCGTGTATACGCATAAATTACTCTTCCAGTTGACGGATGGCGCACATGATCTTGGCCTCGGCGACAACCTGGCCGTCCACCAAGGCGCGTCCGGTGTACTTGCACAAGGCTCGACTGATGCGATCGGCCACCACTTCCAGGCGCAATTGATCGCCCGGCAGAACGGGTTTGCGAAAACGCGCATCGTCCACGCCCACCAGGTAGTAGGCCAGCTTGTTATCGACCTTGGCGTAAGGGTCTTCGGGATCGGTAAACGAAAACAGCGCCGCCGCCTGGGCCATGGCTTCGATGATCAGCACGCCCGGCATGACCGGGTGGTGCGGAAAATGGCCGGTAAAGAAGGGCTCGTTCATCGACACATTCTTGATGGCCACGATGCTTTTGCCCGGAACCATTTCCAGCACGCGATCGACCAGCAGCATCGGATAGCGATGAGGGAGACGATCCATGATTTGTCGAATGTCGAGTTCCATTTTTCTTGTCCTGCTTATTTCTGGTTATGTGTATTTCGGGATGAATCGGCCGGCACGTCCGCCTGGCGCTCCAAGGTGCGCAAGCGACGGCGCAGGCCGCCTAGTTGCCCCAGTACGGCGGCGTTCTTTTGCCAGTCCTGGTGCGCGGCATATGGGTACACGCCGGTATAGCGCCCCGGTTCGTTGATGCTGGAGGTAATCGCCGTGCCGCCGGAGACATGCACATCGTCGGCCAGACGTATATGACCGGACAGCATGGCCGCCCCTGCAATAGTGCAGCGCGCGCCAATCTCGGTAGACCCGGCTACGCCGACGCAGGCTGCCATCGCGGTGTGATCGCCCACCTGCACGTTATGCGCAATCATGATCTGGTTGTCCAGCTTGACCCCGTTGCCGATGACGGTATCGTCCAGCGCCCCGCGGTCCACCGTGGTGTTGGCTCCGATTTCGACATCGTCGCCAATACGCACGCGGCCTATCTGGGCGATCTTGGCCCACGCGCCGCCGCCCTTGAGCGGATCGGGTGCAAAGCCGAATCCGTCCGCACCCAGCACCACGCCGGAATGCAGCACGGCCCGCGCGCCTACATGCACGTCATGATAGAGCGTGACCCGCGCATGCAGCAGACAATCCTGGCCCAGCGAGGAACCCGCGCCGATCACGCAATGCGCGCCCAGGCGCGAACCGCGACCGATACGCGCGCCCGCCTCCACCACGCAGAAAGGGCCGATGGACACACCCTCGCCAATCTGGGCGCTGGGATCGATAAGCGCGCTAGGATGTACACCCTGCGCCAGTCCAGCCATGCGCACCTGGTCAAAACGCTGTGCCAGTAAGGCATACATCAGGTAGGGTTGGGAACAGAGCACGGGCACAAAGGCCGGCTCGAAATCCAATGCGGCGTACACATCCGACGTCAGAATAACGGCCGCCGCCTGCGTGCCGGACAGCAGATCCTGCAATTTGGGGTTGGACAGGAAGCTGATCTCCTGAGGGCCCGCACAAAGCAAGGAGCCTAGGCCCCGGATCGGGGGCATAGGCTCCTGTTTGCCCTCAGGCAAGGTGCAGTCCAGTCCGGTCTTGTTGATCTGTTGTACCAGTTCAGGCAGGGATACTGCCTGTTCGGCGCTCAGCAATACCGGCATGGTGCATCAACCGCCCAATGCTTTCAGAACTTCTTCGGTGATGTCCACGCGCGGGCTGACGGTGACGGCATCCTGAATGATCAGATCGTAGCCCTGGGATTCGGAAATGCGCTTGATGGCGGCATCTGCCTTTTCCACAATGGCCGAAAACTCTTCGTTGCGGCGACGGTTGAAGTCTTCCTGGAATTCGCGGCGCTTGCGCTGCAGGTCGGAATCCAGGTCGGCCAGTTGACGCTGGCGCTTGACGCGATCGGTTTCGGACAGCACGGGGGCGTCCTTGTCGAACTTCTGGGCTTGCGAACGCAGGTTGTTGGCCAGCTTTTCCAGTTCTTCGTCGCGGCGCTTGAACTCTGCTTCGATCTTGGTCTGCGCGGCCTTGGCTGGCTTGGAATCGCGCAAAATACGCTCGGTGCTGACAAAACCGATCTTGGTCTGAGCCTGAACGACGGGAGCCGCCGCCATGGCGCTGACACCCAGTGCAGCAGCCAGAACCAGCGCTTTATTGCCGCGCGACAAATCACGGGCGATTGTTGTAAGTTTCATTGCGATGTTTGACTTCATGAAAAATCTACCTTGCTAATTAGGCTGCAGAATAGAGCAATTGTGCCACTAAACACGGACATCAGAAAGCGGTACCGATCTGGAACTGGAAAGCCTGCTTGTCATCGCCTTCCTTGGCCCGCAAGGCGCGACCGTATGACAGTTGCAAAGGACCCAGCGGCGACTGCCAGGACAGACCCAGACCGGCCGAATACTTCCAGCCGCAAGGATCTTCGGAGAGGCGATCCGGGCGTCCCATCGCGCAACCGCCGCTGGTGTTATCTACCTTGCCGGCATCGGCGAACAGGAACCAGCGCAAGGTGCGGTCGCGGGTCGCACCAGGGAACGGCAGGTACAACTGAGCGTTGGCAACCATGCGGCGCGAACCACCCAGGTAGTCGCCCGTCAAGGTATCGCGCGGACCCAGCGACGCGCCTTCGTAGCCGCGCACCGATCCTATGCCGCCGGCATAGGAATTCTTGATGACGGGAAACTCCTTGCTGCCGTAAGCACGGCCCCAATCGATGGCACCGTTCAGGGCCAGCGTATACGCGCGGCCCAGCGGGATGTAGTGCTGATGGCTGGCGCGCAGCATGTAATAGCGCAGATCCATCGTGCCCAAGTCGCCCGACAGGCTGGTCAGGCTGCCCTTGTTGGGGGCAATGGCGCTGTCCCGGGTGTCTTTGGACCAGCCCAGGTTAAAGATGAAGGTATTGGTGCGTTCGCCGTATTCACGCACATAGTTCTGGTACGCCATAGGCGTATATTGCGGACTCAGGCGCGAGAGCTTGTTCTGCTCGAAGTTCACACCCATGAAAATACGGTCGAACTCGGAGATCGGCACACCAAAGTTCAGCCCGGCACCGATAGCCGTATTCTGGTAGTCGCCCCAGGCGTCGTTGGTTTCGTACGGCGTGGTGCGGCGGTAATAAATGGAGGTGGTCTTGCTGATGCCGTCGCGTGTCCAGTACGGATTGGTGTGACTGATGACAGCGGCGCGGTTAACCTTGCTGGTGTTGACCTGCAGCGACAGGCTGTTACCGCTGCCGAAGATATTGTCCTGGCTGATGCCGGCCGACAGGATCAGCTTATCGGTGGAGCCATAGCCCACGCCCAGGTTGATCAGGCCGGTGGGTTTTTCCTGAACGTCCACATTGACGTCCACCTGATCGGGAGAACCGGGCACGGGCTTGGTGTTGACGTCCACCTCGTTGAAGTAGCCCAGGCGGTCGATACGATCGCGCGAGAACTTGATGCTGGACGAATCGTACCAGGCGGCTTCCTGCTGGCGCATTTCGCGGCGCACGACTTCGTCGCGGGTGCGCGTATTGCCGCCCACTTCGATGCGGCGCACATACACGCGGCGGCCCGGGTCCACGTAAAAGGTCAGGTCGGCCGTATGGCCTTCGCGATCCAGCACGGGGTTGGGGTTGACGTTGGCAAAGGCGTAACCCAGGCTGCCCAGGTAGTCGGTAATCGCCTTGACCGTGGCATTGGTTTTGTCGGCGGAGAACACTTCGCCGGCCTTTTGCTGCACCAAAGGAGCAATCTTTTCGTCCAGCCCCAGCAGATCGCCGGCCAGCTTGACATTGCTGAGCGTGTAAGGCTTACCTTCGTGCAGGGTCAGCGTAACGAAAATGTCTTTGCGGTCGGGCGAAATAGACACCTGCGGCGGCTCGGCCGAGTACTCCAGGTAGCCGCGGTTCAGGTAGAAGGAGCGGATACGCTCCATATCGCCTTCCAGTTTTTCGCGCGAGTACTTGTTGGTGCCGGTGTACCAGGTCATCATGCCCGAAGTGGTCAGCTCCATCTCGTCGAGCAGATCGCCCTGCGAGAACGCTTCGTTGCCCACCACGCGAATTTCTTTGATCTTGGCCAGCTCGCCCTCGAAGATATCGAAGCTGACACCCACGCGATTGCGCGGCAACGGCGTGATGATGGGCGTGATCTCCACCCCATACTTGCCTTTGGACAGGTATTGCTGCTTGAGCTCGAATTCGGCCCGCTCCAGCATGGAACGGTCAAACACCCGGCCTTCGCCAAAGCCCACCTGGGCCAGCGAGGTCGTGATGCCCTTGACGTCGAATTCGCGCATGCCATTGAAGGACACCGAAGCAATCGTGGGCCGCTCTTTGACGTTGACGATCAGCACATTGCTGCTGGTATCGATCTGCACGTCGCTGAAAAAGCCCGTGGCATACAGACGCTGGATGGCGTCGGCGGCCTGCTCTTCGGAGAAGGACTCGCCCACCTTGACAGGCAGGGACGAGAACACGGCGCCGGGATCGACCCGCTGGATGCCATTGACCTGAATATCGCGCACGACAAACGGTGCGAATGCATTCGCCAGGGCAGGGGCAAGGAGGCTTGCCACCAACACGGGCAAGACGCGCAACGCAAAAGTGGGTTTCCGGCTAAACGACATCCTGGACAATCCTTGGTCGGTCAAATGGTTGAAAATTGTATGCCACACGCCGTCAACTGAAAAGGCGGGTGATGTCATTAAAAAATGCGATGCTCATCAACACGGCCAACAGGCTGATGCCGATGCGCTGGCCGATCATCATCATGCGTTCTGAAGCCGGCTTGCCACGGACAGCCTCGATGGCATAGTACAGTAGATGGCCGCCGTCGAGCATGGGAACCGGCAATAAATTCAACAAACCAATGCTGATGCTGATCAGGGCCAAGAAATTCAGGTAGGCGATCAAGCCGATACGCGCCGTCTGACCCGCATAGTCCGCAATAGTAACCGGCCCGCTGACATTGCGCACGGAGACCTCGCCGGTGACCATACGCCCTATCATCTTCAAAGAAAACCAGAACGTCTCGGCGGTGCGCACAAAGCCACGTTGCACGCTGTCCACTGGGCCGTAGCGCACATGGACCATGTCGAAATCCGGCCCCAATTGAACGCCGATGCGCCCCTGCTGCACGCCATTGACCGCCTGCGCCCGGGGCGTAATGAACAAATGCTGTAGCTGACCGCTGCGCAGCACGTCCAAAGCCAGCGTCTGGCCGGCCGACTGCTGCACCCGCTCGACAAATTGCACCACACCAGGCGAATCCAGATCGCCCAGCTTCAAAATGACATCGCCTTCTTGCAAGCCGGCCTGTTCACCGGCGCTGTCCCGAAAAACCTCTTGGACCAGGGCACGCGGCGGCATCAAGGCCAGACCGGCCTCGGCCAGCAAGTCGCGCTCGTCCGGACTGATCTCCCCGGCCGGCAACAGCAAGCGTCGTTCGCGCTGCCTATCCTGCGCGTCTTGCACCGTTACCGTCAGTTCTCCGCCCGAGGACAACGCTTCCATAAACTCCCAGCGCGCCTCGCCCCAGGAACGCACGGGCTGCCCATCGATGGCGGTCAGGCGATCTGCCTCCTGAAAACCCGCCTGGGCTGCCGGCGTGCCCGCGGCGGGCTGCGCGATAACGGCGGCAGGCTCCTGTGCGCCCAGCAGGCCCACCACTGCATAAATAACCACGGCCAATATCAGATTGGCCATAGGGCCGGCCAGAACAATGGCGGCACGCTGCCACAAAGGTTTGTTATTAAACGATTCTTGAATCTGATGTGGCGTTGCGTCAGGCGGCGGGTCGTTCTGCATGGCCACATAGCCGCCCAAGGGCAAGGCGGACACGGCCCATTCGGTGCCGTGCTTGTCGGTGCGTCGGTACAGCACCTTGCCGAAACCGACAGAAAAGCGCTCCACCCGCACGCCGCAACGGCGCGCAACCCAGTAATGACCCAGCTCGTGAAAGGTTACGAGCACGCCCAAAGTTACCAGAAAGGCCAGCAAGGTGTACAACATGTAAAGTCCTGTCAGGGGCCAGGTGCCCTGCGGCAATAATCCAGCGCAATGGAACGGGTTTCGCTATCCAGATCCAGCACCGCGTCCAGCGCGTCCAGCGTCTGGGAGGCACGACCGTTCAAGGAATCCAGACAGTGTTCGATCACCTCCGGAATCTGAGTATAGCGAATCTGCTCACCCAAAAAGCGGTCAACGGCAATTTCATTGGCCGCATTCAGGGTCACGCAGGCTGCCTGGCTGCTGCGCAGCGCCTCGTACGCCAAGCGCAGACAAGGAAAGCGCAGCAGATCGGGAGCTTCGAAATCCAGACGCCCCATCGTGGCCAGGTCGAGCAGGCCCACGCCGCTGGCCAGACGTTCGGGAAAGCCCAGACCATAGGCAATGGCCGTGCGCATATCGGGTTGGCCCAATTGCGCCATGACCGAGCCGTCGATGTACTCGACCATGGAATGAATGACGCTTTGGGGATGAATGACCACCTCGATCTGCTGAACCGGCACCGAGAACAGCCAGTGCGCCTCAATGACCTCCAGACCTTTGTTAAGCATCGTAGCCGAGTCCACGGAAATCTTGCGGCCCATGCTCCAGTTGGGGTGGGCGCAGGCTTGCGCCGGGGTCACGGCAGCCAGATCTTCCAGGGGGCGCGAACGGAACGGCCCGCCCGAGGCGGTGACCAGCAGACGGCGCAACCCGGCAACGGCTTTGCCTGGCTCTGCCGGCGATTCGCCTGCCAGACATTGGTAGATGGCACTGTGTTCGGAATCGATAGGCAACAACTGTGCTCCGCCTTGCTGAACCGCCTTCATAAAGACGGAGCCGGCGGCAACCAGCGCTTCTTTATTGGCCAGCAGCACGCGTTTGCCCGAGCGTGCTGCCGCCAGCGCGGACGGCAGTCCGGCCGCGCCGATAATGGCGGCCATGACCGTCGTGACCTGCGGATCGGAGGCCGTATCGACCAGGGCTTGCTCGCCCACGCGAATTTCCGGCACCGCTGCCCCACCCTGCCAAGCAGTCAGAAAGCGTTGGCGCGCCGCCATATCCGGCACAACCACGACCTGCGCAGCGCAAGAACGCGCCTGTTCGGCCAACAGTTCCATGCGACTGAAGCCGGTCAGGGCATAGACCGCCATGCGATCAGGATGGCGTTGAATGACGTCTAAGGTGCTGACGCCAATGGAGCCGGTGGCCCCAAGAACGCAGACATGCTGGAAACTCATAGTGTTTTACTGGCGCGGCAGCCCGATGATCCATGCTGGATCAAGACAACCACGCCCCTCCTAGAAGCAGTGCCAGCGGCGCGACAGGCAGCAAGGCATCGATGCGATCATAGACCCCGCCATGCCCAGGCAGCAACTGACTGGAGTCCTTAACACCGGCACGCCGCTTGAGCAGCGACTCGAACAGATCGCCCACAATGGAAATCGCGGCCAGCACCACACCCAATACGGCGGTCGCCACCCAGCCCCAGCGTGCAACCAGATCCGCACCAAAACTGCCCGGCCAAAACCCACTGCCCACCATCCAGGCCGCCGCCGCCGCCATGCCGCCAAACGCACCGGCCCAGGTCTTGCCCGGACTGACTTTAGGAGCCAGCTTGGCCTTGCCAAAAGCCCGGCCGGTAAAGTAGGCGGCAATATCGGCCACCCAGATCAAGACCAGTACCGACAAGACATAGACCACGCCTCGGCCCTGCAACAAGGCATACAGCGCGGCCCAGGCCGCCACCGGCGCGGCCACGCCCATCGTGCACAGAAAAGCGGTCTGGGCGCGGTGCTGAGCCTGACCTTGCAACACCAGACCGGTAGCACCCAGCAACCAGGCCACGACAATCGCTGGCACCAACGCACGATAGACCAGATCGGCCGCCTGGCCATGCAGACCGCCGATTTGCCAATACACGCTTAACCAGGCGATCAGCGAACCGGCCAGTGCCGCAATGGGCCACGCCCAGCGTTGCTGATCCGCAGGCAGACTAAGGCGCTGCCATTCCCAGCAGGCCAAGGTGCTCAACAAGCCGAAAATAGCCAGCAAAGGCCATTGCACCGGAGCCAGCATGGCTGCCCCTAAAATCAGGAGCAGCACGATGGCAGTAATGACGCGCTGTTTGAGCATAGGAATCCCTTTTTCAGGAGGCGGAAGAATCCAACACCTGGGCGCTGGTGCGGCCAAAACGCCGCTCACGTCCGCGGTACCACTCAAAGGCCTCCTCGAGCTGGTCGCGACCGAAGTCCGGCCAATACACATCAGTGAAATACAGCTCTGTGTAGGCCATCTGCCAGATCAGGAAGTTGGAAATACGGCGCTCCCCGCCCGTGCGGATAAACAAATCGGGCTCGGGCGCGTAGGCCATCGCCAAATGCGGACTGAACAAGGACTCGTTCAGTTGTTCGGGATGGACAGCTAATTGCGGGTTGGCCGCGATGGCTTTCTGCGCGGCCTGCAAAATATCCCAGCGACCGCCGTAATTGGCAGCGATGGTCAAGTGCAGGGTATCGTTGTTACGGGTCTGTTCCTGCGCCTGGGCAATCAGCTGGCGCAGTTCGTCGCTAAAGGCGGACAGATCGCCCACGACATGCAAGCGCACGCCGTTTCTTTGCAGCAGTGCGACTTCTTTTTGCAGCATTTTGACAAACAGACGCATCAGCATGGACACTTCGTCTGCCGGCCTGCGCCAGTTTTCCGAGCTGAACGCAAACAGAGTCAGGTACTTCACGCCCATTTGCCCGCAGGCCTCGACCACACGCCGCACCGCCTGCACGCCGCGCAAATGGCCCGCTGTGCGGGGCAGCATGCGGCGCGTTGCCCATCGGCCATTGCCATCCATGACAATGGCCAGGTGGCCAGGGACTTGACTATGCACCGGGGGGATGCGTTGGGTAGAACTGAATGGAATCACCTAGCCACCTGTTGCGTGGTCCTTAGACCGTCATGATCTCGGCTTCTTTTTGCGTGATCAACTTGTCGATCTCGGCCACGTACTTATCCGTCAGTTTCTGGACCTCGTCCTGGGCACGACGCTCGTCGTCCTCGGAGATTTCCTTGTCCTTGACTTGCTTCTTGAGTGTATCGTTGGCATCGCGACGCAGATTACGGATAGCCACTTTGGCATCCTCGCCTTCGCCACGCACCACTTTGGCCAGATCGCGGCGACGCTCTTCGGTCAGGGCCGGCATGGGCACGCGAATGCTGTCGCCCATGCCAATAGGGTTCAGTCCCAGATCGCTGTCGCGGATGGCCTTTTCGATAGGACCGGCCATGTTCTTTTCCCAGACCTGTACATTCAGGGTGCGGGCATCGACCACGGTAATGTTGGAGACCTGACTGACGGGTACGGGCGAACCGTAGTAGTCCACCTGGACGTGATCGAGCAGTCCCGTGGTGGCACGGCCAGTGCGGATCTTGGCCAGACCGGTCTTAAGGGACTCGATGGACTTGCCCATGCGGGCATCGGTCGATGATTTGATCTCGGAGAGACTCATGGACTAGATTCCTATAACGTTAGACGTGGACCAAAGTGCCCTCGTCCTCGCCGGAGACCGCGCGCGTCAAGGCACCGGGCTTATTGATGGAAAACACTTTGATGGGCAGTTTCTGATCGCGGCACAGCGCAAAGGCCGTGGCGTCCATGACTT encodes:
- the uppS gene encoding polyprenyl diphosphate synthase, which codes for MPFSSTQRIPPVHSQVPGHLAIVMDGNGRWATRRMLPRTAGHLRGVQAVRRVVEACGQMGVKYLTLFAFSSENWRRPADEVSMLMRLFVKMLQKEVALLQRNGVRLHVVGDLSAFSDELRQLIAQAQEQTRNNDTLHLTIAANYGGRWDILQAAQKAIAANPQLAVHPEQLNESLFSPHLAMAYAPEPDLFIRTGGERRISNFLIWQMAYTELYFTDVYWPDFGRDQLEEAFEWYRGRERRFGRTSAQVLDSSAS
- the lpxA gene encoding acyl-ACP--UDP-N-acetylglucosamine O-acyltransferase, translating into MRIHETAIIEDGAQLADDVQVGAYSIIGPNVTIGAGTRVGPHCVIDGHTTIGRNNHFYRFCSIGGVPQDKKYAGEPTRLEIGDGNTVREYVTINTGTIQDVGVTRVGNDNWIMAYVHIAHDCQVGNHTIIANSVQLAGHIHIGDWAILGGLTAVHQFVRIGAHSMVGGTSSVRQDIPPYVIGAGDPFRPVGINSEGLGRRGYTPEAVAAVKDCYKLLYRRKLTIEQAVQEMGQLQQAQPESVAAIQIMVDFLNSSSRGISRP
- a CDS encoding phosphatidate cytidylyltransferase gives rise to the protein MLKQRVITAIVLLLILGAAMLAPVQWPLLAIFGLLSTLACWEWQRLSLPADQQRWAWPIAALAGSLIAWLSVYWQIGGLHGQAADLVYRALVPAIVVAWLLGATGLVLQGQAQHRAQTAFLCTMGVAAPVAAWAALYALLQGRGVVYVLSVLVLIWVADIAAYFTGRAFGKAKLAPKVSPGKTWAGAFGGMAAAAAWMVGSGFWPGSFGADLVARWGWVATAVLGVVLAAISIVGDLFESLLKRRAGVKDSSQLLPGHGGVYDRIDALLPVAPLALLLGGAWLS
- the lpxB gene encoding lipid-A-disaccharide synthase, coding for MTSPLGARPVQPDGAGRDAVSHVSQQQTAAAQGKHLSGLTVGMVAGEPSGDLLAARIIKGLRHGQSNVQVEGIGGPEMAAEQFRQHYPMDALTVFGYVEALKRIPGLVSTYLGMRNHWLRHRPDVFVGIDAPDFNLRLEQRLRQSGVPTVHFVGPSIWAWRYERIHKIREAVSHMLVLFPFETEIYEKEGIPVTYVGHPLAANIPMQPDKQDARRRLGLDGVGRVLGVLPGSRSSEVRLLAPRFLKTVQILQQQDPGLTILVPMVNAKRRQEFEQALAQCPVRNLHLVDGDTPGIRSPDAQGIVRPAAWSVMEASDAVLVASGTASLETALYKRPMVISYVLTPMMERIIRWKSGQDRPYVPWVGLPNVLARDFVVPELLQQDAEPEKLARECWKALTDQDYVTRIEATFTRMHEQLRRDTPALAAKVILDLAGRHAS
- the rseP gene encoding RIP metalloprotease RseP, whose protein sequence is MLYTLLAFLVTLGVLVTFHELGHYWVARRCGVRVERFSVGFGKVLYRRTDKHGTEWAVSALPLGGYVAMQNDPPPDATPHQIQESFNNKPLWQRAAIVLAGPMANLILAVVIYAVVGLLGAQEPAAVIAQPAAGTPAAQAGFQEADRLTAIDGQPVRSWGEARWEFMEALSSGGELTVTVQDAQDRQRERRLLLPAGEISPDERDLLAEAGLALMPPRALVQEVFRDSAGEQAGLQEGDVILKLGDLDSPGVVQFVERVQQSAGQTLALDVLRSGQLQHLFITPRAQAVNGVQQGRIGVQLGPDFDMVHVRYGPVDSVQRGFVRTAETFWFSLKMIGRMVTGEVSVRNVSGPVTIADYAGQTARIGLIAYLNFLALISISIGLLNLLPVPMLDGGHLLYYAIEAVRGKPASERMMMIGQRIGISLLAVLMSIAFFNDITRLFS
- the frr gene encoding ribosome recycling factor, which produces MSLSEIKSSTDARMGKSIESLKTGLAKIRTGRATTGLLDHVQVDYYGSPVPVSQVSNITVVDARTLNVQVWEKNMAGPIEKAIRDSDLGLNPIGMGDSIRVPMPALTEERRRDLAKVVRGEGEDAKVAIRNLRRDANDTLKKQVKDKEISEDDERRAQDEVQKLTDKYVAEIDKLITQKEAEIMTV
- the lpxD gene encoding UDP-3-O-(3-hydroxymyristoyl)glucosamine N-acyltransferase, with the translated sequence MPVLLSAEQAVSLPELVQQINKTGLDCTLPEGKQEPMPPIRGLGSLLCAGPQEISFLSNPKLQDLLSGTQAAAVILTSDVYAALDFEPAFVPVLCSQPYLMYALLAQRFDQVRMAGLAQGVHPSALIDPSAQIGEGVSIGPFCVVEAGARIGRGSRLGAHCVIGAGSSLGQDCLLHARVTLYHDVHVGARAVLHSGVVLGADGFGFAPDPLKGGGAWAKIAQIGRVRIGDDVEIGANTTVDRGALDDTVIGNGVKLDNQIMIAHNVQVGDHTAMAACVGVAGSTEIGARCTIAGAAMLSGHIRLADDVHVSGGTAITSSINEPGRYTGVYPYAAHQDWQKNAAVLGQLGGLRRRLRTLERQADVPADSSRNTHNQK
- the fabZ gene encoding 3-hydroxyacyl-ACP dehydratase FabZ; amino-acid sequence: MELDIRQIMDRLPHRYPMLLVDRVLEMVPGKSIVAIKNVSMNEPFFTGHFPHHPVMPGVLIIEAMAQAAALFSFTDPEDPYAKVDNKLAYYLVGVDDARFRKPVLPGDQLRLEVVADRISRALCKYTGRALVDGQVVAEAKIMCAIRQLEE
- a CDS encoding OmpH family outer membrane protein, encoding MKSNIAMKLTTIARDLSRGNKALVLAAALGVSAMAAAPVVQAQTKIGFVSTERILRDSKPAKAAQTKIEAEFKRRDEELEKLANNLRSQAQKFDKDAPVLSETDRVKRQRQLADLDSDLQRKRREFQEDFNRRRNEEFSAIVEKADAAIKRISESQGYDLIIQDAVTVSPRVDITEEVLKALGG
- the bamA gene encoding outer membrane protein assembly factor BamA, encoding MSFSRKPTFALRVLPVLVASLLAPALANAFAPFVVRDIQVNGIQRVDPGAVFSSLPVKVGESFSEEQAADAIQRLYATGFFSDVQIDTSSNVLIVNVKERPTIASVSFNGMREFDVKGITTSLAQVGFGEGRVFDRSMLERAEFELKQQYLSKGKYGVEITPIITPLPRNRVGVSFDIFEGELAKIKEIRVVGNEAFSQGDLLDEMELTTSGMMTWYTGTNKYSREKLEGDMERIRSFYLNRGYLEYSAEPPQVSISPDRKDIFVTLTLHEGKPYTLSNVKLAGDLLGLDEKIAPLVQQKAGEVFSADKTNATVKAITDYLGSLGYAFANVNPNPVLDREGHTADLTFYVDPGRRVYVRRIEVGGNTRTRDEVVRREMRQQEAAWYDSSSIKFSRDRIDRLGYFNEVDVNTKPVPGSPDQVDVNVDVQEKPTGLINLGVGYGSTDKLILSAGISQDNIFGSGNSLSLQVNTSKVNRAAVISHTNPYWTRDGISKTTSIYYRRTTPYETNDAWGDYQNTAIGAGLNFGVPISEFDRIFMGVNFEQNKLSRLSPQYTPMAYQNYVREYGERTNTFIFNLGWSKDTRDSAIAPNKGSLTSLSGDLGTMDLRYYMLRASHQHYIPLGRAYTLALNGAIDWGRAYGSKEFPVIKNSYAGGIGSVRGYEGASLGPRDTLTGDYLGGSRRMVANAQLYLPFPGATRDRTLRWFLFADAGKVDNTSGGCAMGRPDRLSEDPCGWKYSAGLGLSWQSPLGPLQLSYGRALRAKEGDDKQAFQFQIGTAF
- a CDS encoding 1-deoxy-D-xylulose-5-phosphate reductoisomerase encodes the protein MSFQHVCVLGATGSIGVSTLDVIQRHPDRMAVYALTGFSRMELLAEQARSCAAQVVVVPDMAARQRFLTAWQGGAAVPEIRVGEQALVDTASDPQVTTVMAAIIGAAGLPSALAAARSGKRVLLANKEALVAAGSVFMKAVQQGGAQLLPIDSEHSAIYQCLAGESPAEPGKAVAGLRRLLVTASGGPFRSRPLEDLAAVTPAQACAHPNWSMGRKISVDSATMLNKGLEVIEAHWLFSVPVQQIEVVIHPQSVIHSMVEYIDGSVMAQLGQPDMRTAIAYGLGFPERLASGVGLLDLATMGRLDFEAPDLLRFPCLRLAYEALRSSQAACVTLNAANEIAVDRFLGEQIRYTQIPEVIEHCLDSLNGRASQTLDALDAVLDLDSETRSIALDYCRRAPGP